DNA sequence from the Scophthalmus maximus strain ysfricsl-2021 chromosome 1, ASM2237912v1, whole genome shotgun sequence genome:
GCTTCCTTGGTTTTGACAACTAGCACTACTCTGTACATCTGgacgagagaaagaagagaaaaaagaagaaaacgacATGGATGTATTAAACACCTTTAAGCCTTTTAGAAGTGAGGCCCCTTGCGCAACTGCTGACCTCTTTCATCaactttgcacaaacacacagatgcaaataaacaaataaacggTGTTAAAAAGAGCGGAGGAGAGCCGAACCCCTGACCTGCCAGGTTCCTGTGGTGCTGGTCCGTTTTCCTCTGGGAGGAGCGCACTTTCACATATGCAGTGTAGTGGCCCCCCCTCATCGAGCCACTGTGTTCGACAATCCCGTACAAACTGTAGAGGACGCGCTCGTCAGCCGCCAGGTTCTAACAGaaatgagacagagaaaaaaagatgagtaaAGAGAGTAGTTTCCAGGAACAGTATCAACCAAGGCCCTTCACCATAAACTGGAAGAGCAGAAACCTTCAGCAGGGTAAAGATGAAATAGTGGTAAATGTAGGAgagagttttaaaaaacccttttgACGTGGAAGAGATTCATTCACTTTGAAGGcaaaaaggaatatttttgaCTTGTGAATTAGTTGCTTAATACCTTGCAGGACGCCGAGCAGAACGGAGCCAGATCCAGGATCAGAGGGAAGTCGACATGGCGGTTCACCTTTCGTAGATTCATCCCTGCcttcaaatacaaaacaagaaacgtgcatgtaaaaaaaacaaacacctacTGTTGCAACATTTGAATATCTAAAATGGAGATTGGCAAAAGAGCCGCGTGTGGCTGCCAACCTGGTGGAAGCGTTTAAGATGCAACGTGATGACTGGAGGCAGCGAGGATATCAGCATTTGCTTCCTGGCGCTGGTGTACATCTTCTCCACCTTCTTATCTATGCAAAcgagacaaaacacacagacatgtcaAATTATGAACtgataaaaaaacccatttgtttgtttgttttgttcacacaatCAAAAAAGTCATGAATCTCTCGATGcatgaaaatcaaaaagaagGATTCTGGGTGAATTATCCCTTTATTATTTTCCTATAGCAAATGTGATGTATTAATCAGATGTGCCGTATATCTGGTAATAATCTGGACTGGTTCTTCATTCCCATAGCTCTTTGCACAGGGGTTCCAGATGTTTGGTCTTACCAGCCAAGCTGCTCTTCCGCAGCTGTTTCTGACGGCGCTCGGTGCAGCTCTCGCACAGCAGCTTGTTGTTGCCCATCAGCAGCTCGACGGAGGTGAACTGGTGCAGGCAGGACTGGATGGAGCACTCCTTGGAGCTGGGGGTGTAGCTCTGGGACAGCGCCTGGAAGGctccctggtggtggtggtggtggtggtgctggtgatggTGGAGGTTGTCTCGCGTCTGTgcttctccctgctcctccgGAGAACAGTGCGTGGAGGGTGAGTCGTCCCCGGGACCGAAGCTCAGGTTGACTTTGGACACCGCGGTAACTAGCTGTTCCACGGCGCCACCTTGCCTCGcggaggctgatgatgatgatgatgatgatgggggggaggaggcagggacCGGCGTAGAGGACGGAGTGAGGGTGGAAGTGGACGACGGGGACACGTGGCCATGCCCGTGGCTGGCGGAGAAGGTGCGTGGGGCCCATTCGCTCTCTGAGGCCTCGCTGTCAGCGTCATTACTGCTGTCCTGAGCACCCGAGTCTCTCTCACTGCCATCTGACAGGCTGCCGGCAGTGGCCATCTTGCAAACAGTGACCCCCCGAGCCGATCCACCggccaccccctcctcctccggtcgCTCGGCACCACAGCTGGCTCCCTTCTCCTCCGCGGAGATCGAAGCCCTCCTGCCCTGTGGCTTCTGGGGAATGGAGAACACAAACATTAGCCCCTTTCAGAGATGCAGACTCCGCCAATTTTACCTGTTGGCatcacgtttaaaaaaaagattcattgaTTTTCTTTAGCCAACTGCTGGCACGAGACTTTTGAAATAGTCTTTTGGCACAGCTCAAATGTTGTATAACAGCTCTCACACTGCCAGTAAAGGCATGCAAAAGATTCTCACATTCTTGGGTATGACTTTTATCCACAAGGCATTAGGAAGGGATGCTTTAAATTCTGTGCCTTACAGTTATTCACTTGAAAGCAGCACACTTGAGCTAGAGCCTACCACGAGTACCACTAGAGATGTTTGGAAACTGACACCGGCATGAAGAATGTGCTCGCTCAGCAAGAATATAAACAccaaagatataaaaagatCAGCTCGGTAAAACTTTGCAGTAAACAGTTGCCCTTCTTGTTAATCAGGTGAAGTATATGCTATGTTTCTCTGCAGTACAAGTCGACATggagatgaatgtgaaatgcTTCAGAGGTCAAATATCGAATAACAAACGAGCAGGACAGTGACAGTTACCGTACCTGTCCACTCAGCTTCCTGGTGTTCCGGTTGACGGAGTGCCCTGCTGCAGAAAGAACCTGGTCAGCGTGGGCCGAGTTGGTGTcctgctctctgctgcccttGCCCAGCCGGCCAGTGTTGCATGGTTTTGACATCTGACCCCAAcgccaacaacaaaaaaaacatcatcagtgaaaaaataacaaacagcaaGGAACCAATTCAGTGAATATAAAAAGGAGGCACGCAAACAAATGTAAATTCTAATATCAACTTATTACTACTCTCTACTTATTACCTTACAGATTTTGCATCAACGTTTTATCCTCTACAACATAATTTCCACTGATTTTCTGAAGAACAGTTGCGGCAACTCACCCTCTCCTCTATGATGGGTAGCGAGATGTCAATGAAAGCCTCCTTCACAGTGGAGATCTGAAAGAGAAATCCCGTGTACTGTAAGTTACCGTCACCATTCAACGCATTTATCATCTTCACTCGTTGGCAAAAAGCATAGGCAGCTTCTGGTGCACATTCTCAACAGGTctaagaggaggtgagggaagcaGCAGCTGTTTCTCTGCTTTAGCTCTCCAGCTCCACACCTGGTGCTCTCCACCTTCAAGGATATTCTAGTTTGCATAATGGCGCTCGCTTTGTTAACAAACCCAGAGCTCCAGCGTTTCATTGAAACCGCCTGCTGCAAACAGTTGGTGTTCGAGCTGGTCCTTGAAGTGcctgtttttctccttcccGCCCCTTCTGTtgatttctgtttcctctgacttgtttttaaagttgtttttttctgctctgtatCAATGTGAGGAATGACAACTTAATGTTGGTCAACTCCACTCCAGGTTAGCAACAAATATATGCCAATGCATATTACACAGCACGTACGCACGCACCATacagggaaaaactgaaattgtcGACTCCACTATGCTTCATGCTTCACGTGTTCCATTGACGCCAGTACTGACTTTTTCAAATCCTTTGCTATgattctcccacacacacacgcgcacgcacgcacgcacgcacacacgcacacacgcacacacacacacacacttacatgctCACACTCTTCACACATAATTGTGTTGGTCAGCTCGCCCACAAAAATTTGGTCGACAAAGTTCATCTTCACACCTTCCTTCCCGTATGctggtggaaaagaaaagacataatTTTGGATTTATAATGAGCGTGAACAAagttcaaatacaaacaatatttttggggattttacCTTAGAATCCTATGATCTATAAACCCAAGAATGAAGAAGAATTCACAGACTAAAAGGTTGCAGATGTagacaatttgaagaaaaaaatgtcatcacattcATTGTCCAAATCAATGGTCTTAATTCTTAAGGAAGAACAAAGGCCAGTGACTCTTAACTATACACACCGATTCCCTTGATAATTTAGGTTAAAGTTTGCATTTACAAGTCACACGATCATCTAACATGGACAATACTGctctcctctttgcctccatcaaattaaaaatgtcctcTGCCTGATCAGTAACTGAGCTGTACTTCAACTAAGTGCCACAAGGTGGGGCTGTTGGTCTTGGTCATGTGTGCACTGTGAACCTTTCACTTGGCGTTTGGTCTCCTCGTCCGCCGTCTTCTCCGTGGGATTGTTGAAGGTCTTTAGAATGGCTGCCCTCACCCGCTgcgaacacacgaacacacacacacacacacacacacacaaacacacacacgaacacacacacacacacacacacacacacacacacacacacacacacacacacacacacacacacacacacacacacacacacacacacacaaaattaaaacaacattacCAGAGTGTATGTGACATTCATTAATGcgaaaaacaataattatataaattaaGGAAATTTCACTCCCTGGGCTTTGCggcgtcttctttttttcccgaaTTCTCTCTATTACAGCCATTACTGACGCATCACAGCAAAGCCGATATCGGAGACTGACAGATATACCTATTATAAGGCAtcatttgtgtaaaataattattgtgCCTGTCTAAAGACATTAACACGTAAATCTCGTAATTACTGcgcatgtttatgtgtgtgtgttcaagttgTTGACAGGGGCCTACTTATTGGAGGTGACATGGTCAGTGAGTGTGTTGGTGGAAGAGCTGTGAAGAGGCACAGCCACAGTAAAGCACCAATCAATAGATAATTGGCCGTGGTCTGTGTCTGCGGTCGAAACCAGTCTGCCCCCCATTGTCCCGGGGACCCACGCACTGGACTGGCTATTTAGGTCAAAAAGGCCCTGTTAATCCCAGCCTGGCCAGTCTGCACCCCAAACCAGGCCGAGGCTCTCCCACTAATTAATTACCAGTAACCCCCCAACCTAGCCCCAACAGTGTGCACTGCCCCACACAGGACgggctgaggggaggagggtttGGGGGGAGGGTTACTGGTAAAAGGGTGAAAGGGTGGAAACTAAAATTAAGACGGGTGAAGAAGGACAGTCCATGCCCTGAGAGAGAAATACCTAACGTCTCAGCTAATTGGTGATAATTGACTGGGGCCAAATTAGCATATTTAGATCTCTGATACTAATGGCCaatcaacacaaacacttagGGCCTCTAAAAGGTTGTAACCACCCAGAGTAAAAGTCCCTCTCTCTGACGTGCTCACACAGGACAGTGTATGTCTTTGTTaattgtactgtatttgtgtttcttcaAATGCGTCTATTCAAattcataactttttttccaagcTAACAAGCTGTAGATTAATTGATGCTGCcttgaaaaactaaaaataacatGATTGCGTCATGTTTGCTGAGTAGAAACTTTATCAATAATATTCCAAAAAATATGTTCCTTACAACTGTAACAGTGTTCATTCCAAAAATTATTCATCGATGTATCTAAAATGCCAACTGTATCTCTGAATGTGCTTGGATGTATTCATGAATTTCTGAGTGAATGAATACGGAAGGCCGTaccccctccctcttcaccttCTTGATTGGATTGGGAGACGGGCtgatgagtttgtgtgtgtgtgtgtgtgtgtgtgcaggagggggGCCGTGGGTGACCCTTGTGCACAATGGGACGGCCCTGGAGCTCATTCAGCAGCTGTGGGTTTCCCAAGATCACACAATGATGCCGGTCGTGCCACTTGCAAGTCTTCTAAGTAGCACAACTGTCAGTGTTCACAAGTTTGAATGGGAGCAGAGGAAACCCAGCTCGCGGCCCCCTCCCGGGCCTCGGGCTGACCACTAAACACACCCGCTAACTTCTCCTCCTTGGTTCACGTAGCCACTGGTGGGGCCACGGGGGCCAGCTCTGCTGTGGGGTCTCCTAATTGCCCTGTGAAGGGTTGGGAGGGTGGGGGATCTATGTGCTTGCCAAAAAACATGGCACCATAAGGctggaacacaaaaaaaactggcaaGCCTGGTCAAAAAGAGCCAGTGGTGCCAGTTGCACGGGGGCACACAGCCACCCACAATAACGCAGCCGCACGTCTCGAATTctgaaaacaaatctgatgTTCTATTCAgtcaaacatttgaaatatagCTAAATTCAAAAAAGAGCCTTTATGCAAGTACTCCTTTGAGGTGGTGCTTGCAGCTAAAAGCTAAAATGTTCACAGTGACAGTTTGAAAATGAGGACGGATGCCGAGGACGGTGGCATTGTCTTGGCTTAAAAAGGCAATTTCTAAAACCTTGGAAagtaaaacatttgcaaaggCTGATAGAACTTTGAAAAGATGTGAAAAGATCCCTGAtaattgtgtgtgaatgtgagtctacatgttgtttttaaatgtagttATTACAAGTAGtcaaatacaaacatacaaatatgtgAACACAAGGCTCACTTTGGTTTCTTCTACTCGTATGGAGTCCAGTAAGTAATGCAGAAGCTCCTGGCTGTCCTGTTGTTGGTAGCCCTTGAAGCGCGGCGCTCTGgagaaaacaaagtaaaaacacagataaGAGTCAGGAACGACAGAAACttaagagaagagagggagaggaatcAGAATGTGTCTTTacaggaaggagagacagaacagaaacaaaactcGAGAAACATACGGCAATGACAATGCAATAAAATTCATAGCTTTCATTCCAGTTGGTTAACCCTGGACAATAAAAGGGTCCACCAGTAGCGAAACTACATCTACTACAGTGCCTGTCAGGTTATTTACTTCCTTGATATTTTGCTGAGCACTTTGTAAGCAAAGCAGGGGTGAACCTCCATCCTGTGGACATTTGATGCCGGGGCGGTTTAGAGGGGAGGCTCTCCTTGGGTCCGTCCCCTGGCCGCCCGTGGTGGAGCAGATGTGAGGACAGATGCCAGGGGCAGATGGGGAAGCCGTGGCCAGAGCCACCGCAACCTGTTGGGCCAAGCCAGCCACATAACCACAGGACAGGTTGGTCCGACAGGCACGGTGAGAGGCCGCGTTT
Encoded proteins:
- the usp45 gene encoding ubiquitin carboxyl-terminal hydrolase 45 isoform X2, yielding MRLKDPFSLKAADMTKRTSKPRKPRDEESSDEVSGLTCQHVSKAVDLSSVKKSVLSSVWMMCSECLKERTMIDGEPAAASHDVLVCLKCGFQSCNQSGIQHAVKHYQAFHPESHCITISLSTWKAWCFECNEELSTHCNKKALAQSLDFLQKHSVKATSASPKIIKLREEASGNTESPRGKSPGTNNTLVPVKGINNLGNTCFFNAVMQNLSQTHMLIELIQEVKEKGHKLRISPPVEANLSPLMVTLPNPEPLTAAMFLFLHTMKEPGKGQVNPKILFNQLCQKAPRFKGYQQQDSQELLHYLLDSIRVEETKRVRAAILKTFNNPTEKTADEETKRQVKAYGKEGVKMNFVDQIFVGELTNTIMCEECEHISTVKEAFIDISLPIIEERMSKPCNTGRLGKGSREQDTNSAHADQVLSAAGHSVNRNTRKLSGQKPQGRRASISAEEKGASCGAERPEEEGVAGGSARGVTVCKMATAGSLSDGSERDSGAQDSSNDADSEASESEWAPRTFSASHGHGHVSPSSTSTLTPSSTPVPASSPPSSSSSSSASARQGGAVEQLVTAVSKVNLSFGPGDDSPSTHCSPEEQGEAQTRDNLHHHQHHHHHHHQGAFQALSQSYTPSSKECSIQSCLHQFTSVELLMGNNKLLCESCTERRQKQLRKSSLADKKVEKMYTSARKQMLISSLPPVITLHLKRFHQAGMNLRKVNRHVDFPLILDLAPFCSASCKNLAADERVLYSLYGIVEHSGSMRGGHYTAYVKVRSSQRKTDQHHRNLAGAREASGSSQGQWVYVSDTTVQTVPESRVLNSQAYLLFYEEML
- the usp45 gene encoding ubiquitin carboxyl-terminal hydrolase 45 isoform X1, whose product is MRLKDPFSLKAADMTKRTSKPRKPRDEESSDEVSGLTCQHVSKAVDLSSVKKSVLSSVWMMCSECLKERTMIDGEPAAASHDVLVCLKCGFQSCNQSGIQHAVKHYQAFHPESHCITISLSTWKAWCFECNEELSTHCNKKALAQSLDFLQKHSVKATSAASPKIIKLREEASGNTESPRGKSPGTNNTLVPVKGINNLGNTCFFNAVMQNLSQTHMLIELIQEVKEKGHKLRISPPVEANLSPLMVTLPNPEPLTAAMFLFLHTMKEPGKGQVNPKILFNQLCQKAPRFKGYQQQDSQELLHYLLDSIRVEETKRVRAAILKTFNNPTEKTADEETKRQVKAYGKEGVKMNFVDQIFVGELTNTIMCEECEHISTVKEAFIDISLPIIEERMSKPCNTGRLGKGSREQDTNSAHADQVLSAAGHSVNRNTRKLSGQKPQGRRASISAEEKGASCGAERPEEEGVAGGSARGVTVCKMATAGSLSDGSERDSGAQDSSNDADSEASESEWAPRTFSASHGHGHVSPSSTSTLTPSSTPVPASSPPSSSSSSSASARQGGAVEQLVTAVSKVNLSFGPGDDSPSTHCSPEEQGEAQTRDNLHHHQHHHHHHHQGAFQALSQSYTPSSKECSIQSCLHQFTSVELLMGNNKLLCESCTERRQKQLRKSSLADKKVEKMYTSARKQMLISSLPPVITLHLKRFHQAGMNLRKVNRHVDFPLILDLAPFCSASCKNLAADERVLYSLYGIVEHSGSMRGGHYTAYVKVRSSQRKTDQHHRNLAGAREASGSSQGQWVYVSDTTVQTVPESRVLNSQAYLLFYEEML